Proteins from a single region of Mytilus trossulus isolate FHL-02 chromosome 2, PNRI_Mtr1.1.1.hap1, whole genome shotgun sequence:
- the LOC134708268 gene encoding uncharacterized protein LOC134708268, producing MEEIGETIFEDSLYKLSGNKNKGLFGKNNPWKLRYFILKKCGNQPVLECYSKKPKNRTTAPKEKIPLLPGFHLEKVTNTKNRAYVFELTSQDKYLCLSADEQKNMDVFVFLLMSQLKLKELIKDDFIIVKPENSDVNRRIGAKGTNCILHISPWGVTLALQATRTVLAQWPLKSIRYFEGGKNQFMLEAGRVAPMGDGTYIFHTEDGKENYAYDLLDQRIVDALTKMQPGRRGTTEEMEDYVLESNNLTLLTSVIPCMINHPDHINIMRDNWNIDINGNTIRTRPTVHVRQTSNASETGSDIGTPGTPGPPLPSRRPETPSSRYLASSSPGRQQSSKVPSVVNSGFQKSNSSSSLISRPPLPPPTAGAMSNSQRTRPVPAPLNRSSTADGNYLRMNSLSAVKTIAQNSVPPFSPTGEWSPPPSFQEATSYSLMSPGHVGRDGYLNPRTSVIELQEIALEKFNQNVPETYLSPTAEYETTFDTSSLPRERGSKSKPSNSHDNHYRLRSLSCEDIKKGQMRQRARTANSRQDAKNNSRETTTAEPFPRIQEFKGSMELLLQDERGYYNIDGLKGTIDSSHAPSVAEVLQKFDETAKPPLTRAISNPNFLQLLNKDKLNDIRVEKARSIHGSNPNLKKSKSLLNLFKRSNKEKSSSTKEEGFSSNKAKSLPNSPCNSLQRQYSHPNISINVKGIHVTGRTRSFRKPRQYEKSPQIQRKEGKSPQIQRKDGKSPLPTRKDGKSPKFKRKEDKSPQLQYRHERAASDPQVLEQHSPQPTRRTRHDVTPSVSSSDNEFANGRPVCPSRQASSSSLGNKVHTVC from the exons ATGGAAGAGATAggggaaactatttttgag GATTCATTATACAAATTGtctggaaacaaaaacaaaggatTGTTTGGCAAGAATAACCCTTGGAAGTTAAGGTATTTTATACTGAAGAAATGTGGAAATCAACCTGTGTTGGAATGTTACAGCAAAAAGCCAAAAAACAGAACTACAGCACCAAAAG aGAAAATCCCATTACTGCCTGGGTTCCATTTAGAGAAagtaacaaatacaaaaaacagaGCTTATGTGTTCGAACTTACCAGCCAGgataaatatttgtgtttatcaGCGGATGAGCAAAAAAATATGGACGTCTTCGTATTCTTGTTGATGTCTCAGCTTAAACTAAAAGAACTGATTAAAG ATGATTTTATCATTGTGAAGCCAGAAAACTCAGATGTCAACAGGAGAATAGGAGCAAAGGGAACTAACTGTATTTTACATATCTCACCATGGGGAGTAACTCTTGCTTTGCAAGCAACAAGGACAGTGTTGGCACAATGGCCATTAAAAAGCATCAGGTATTTTGAAGGGggtaaaaatcaatttatgCTGGAAGCAGGACGTGTGGCCCCAATGGGGGATGGGACATATATATTTCACACAGAAGATGGAAAAGAAAACTATGCTTATGACTTACTTGACCAGAGGATTGTAGATGCCTTGACCAAAATGCAG CCTGGTAGAAGGGGGACAACAGAAGAGATGGAAGATTATGTATTAGAATCGAACAATTTGACCTTACTGACCTCAGTAATACCTTGTATGATTAATCATCCTGATCATATAAATATCATGAGGGACAACTGGAATATTGATATTAATG gAAACACAATAAGAACAAGACCTACAGTTCATGTCAGACAGACAAGTAATGCAAGTGAAACAGG gtCTGATATTGGTACACCTGGAACACCTGGTCCACCTTTACCAAGTAGGAGACCAGAAACACCATCAAGTAGATATCTGGCAAGTAGTTCTCCTGGCCGACAACAATCATCAAAAGTTCCATCAGTGGTCAACTCAGGTTTTCAAAAGAGTAATTCTTCATCATCATTAATAAGTAGACCACCACTTCCACCGCCCACAGCAGGAGCCATGTCTAATTCTCAGCGTACTCGTCCAGTGCCAGCGCCATTAAATAGAAGTAGTACCGCTGATGGTAATTATTTGAGAATGAACTCTTTGTCTGCAGTAAAAACAATAGCCCAGAATTCAGTGCCACCGTTTTCACCTACGGGTGAGTGGAGCCCCCCTCCATCTTTTCAGGAAGCTACAAGTTATAGTTTAATGAGTCCTGGACATGTAGGCAGAGATGGTTACTTAAATCCAAGAACTAGCGTTATTGAACTTCAGGAAATAGCACTAGagaaatttaatcaaaatgtgCCTGAGACTTATCTTTCTCCAACTGCTGAGTatgaaacaacatttgatacaagcAGTTTGCCACGGGAAAGAGGGTCAAAATCTAAGCCATCAAATAGCCATGATAATCATTATAGATTACGCTCCTTGAGCTGTGAAGACATTAAAAAGGGTCAAATGAGACAAAGGGCAAGAACTGCCAACTCACGACAGGATGCTAAAAATAATTCACGAGAAACTACAACAGCAGAACCTTTTCCTCGTATTCAGGAATTTAAGGGAAGCATGGAATTATTGCTACAAGATGAACGAGGATATTATAATATTGATGGACTTAAGGGTACTATTGATTCTAGTCATGCGCCTTCAGTTGCTGAAGTACTTCAAAAGTTTGATGAAACTGCCAAACCTCCTTTAACAAGAGCCATCTCTAATCCTAATTTCTTACAGTTACTAAATAAAGACAAGTTAAATGATATACGAGTGGAAAAAGCCAGATCAATCCATGGTTCTAATCCAAACCTTAAAAAGAGTAAGTCTTTACTCAACTTATTCAAACGTTCTAATAAGGAAAAGTCTTCAAGTACTAAAGAAGAAGGCTTTTCCTCAAACAAAGCTAAAAGTCTTCCAAATAGTCCATGTAACTCATTACAACGTCAGTATTCTCATCCAAATATATCTATTAATGTGAAAGGTATTCATGTAACAGGAAGAACTAGATCTTTTAGGAAACCTAGGCAATATGAAAAATCTCCACAAATACAAAGAAAAGAGGGGAAATCCCCACAAATTCAGAGAAAAGATGGGAAATCCCCATTGCCAACAAGGAAAGATGGAAAATCTCCCAAATTTAAACGCAAGGAAGATAAATCCCCACAGTTACAGTATCGACATGAGAGAGCAGCGTCAGATCCACAGGTCCTAGAACAACACTCTCCACAACCTACGCGTCGCACAAGACATGATGTCACTCCTTCTGTTTCCTCCTCAGATAACGAATTTGCCAATGGCCGACCAGTTTGTCCGAGTCGGCAGGCTTCATCTAGCTCTTTAGGAAATAAAGTACATACTGTTTGTTAG